GGATTATGAAGTATTGCAAATATTGCTATAAAGAAAAACTGTGTTAGAAGATATATTCTCTGGTATTTAAAAGGTTTTAGTTCAAAGAAATCTTGAATAAATTTAATAAAGCCATAAGGAAGAATGAGTAAAAACGAATACTCAACAAACTTTAATATTGCGAATTGATTGATTATAAAAAAACGAACTTCGTTTTTTGACAATTCATAAGCAGAAAAAATAAGGGCTAAAATGCTAAAACTTAAATATTCTTTTTTATCTCTTAGATTGAAAAAGTTAATAAAGAAAAATAACGCTATAAAGAGATAAAAACCAACAAAGATAAGTTCTACGAGAGAATCATAAAGATTTCCATTTAGAGCCTCTTCATAAGTCACAATGCGAATTGGTCCTGTGATGATTCCTGCCGAGGTGGATAATGAGGAATCAATTTTTATTATTAGAACATTTTCTCCTTCTAATAATAGGTCATGAGGAATTGGGTAAATTCTTGGTCTACCAAAGGCAAACTCATCAGGATCTTTTCCGAACGCAGAGTTGTTTTTACCGATAAGCACTCCATTAATAAATACTTCATCCGATTGATAAATTTTACCAAGTTGTAGTGCTAAGGATTTTTGGTGTTGTTCTGTAGTGATGTCAAAACTTTTCCGAATCCAAATGGCTCCGCGATAACTTCTGTTTAAATTTCGAAAGTTACTCGGAACAGTTGTGAGATCTAAATTATTTGCATTAAATTCATTACTGAGTATGTCTGAGTTATTGTTGAAATAAATCCCCCAATCTTCGCCATCCAAACGTAATACAACGGTGGTCTCATCTGTGGAGCGAGAACAATTGTAGGTAAGTAAAAAGAAACTAAATAATAAAATTCGAAAGAATGTAAAGGATTTCATTTTTTAGGTTTCTCCGGGATACGAATAGTGAATTTGGCTCCCATACCTTCACTTGATTTTAAACTCACTGTCCCACCAAGAAATTTTGTTGTGGCCTCAACTAAAGTTAAACCAATACCAGCACCTGGGATTTCATTTTTTTTATCACGGTATCCTCTGACAAACTTTTGAAAGATAGTTTCCATTTCTAGTTGGCTTAGACCCATACCCTCATCCATAACAATGAGTTGGTGATAACCATCGCGGTTAAAAAACTCTATGCTGATGTCAGTTTTTGGATCGGTGTATTGGTAGGCATTTTCAATAAGATTTCTTAAGATACAAAAGAACAATTCCTTTGGAAAAAATACTTCTAAATCATTCGGTTTTACTTCGATAGAAGTAGTTTTTCTGTGTTGTTCTAAATGGTTTTCAACATTCGAAACGCAGTGTCTAATCAATTCTGATACTGAGAAAGTTTCATAGAAAGGTATGTATGTTTTGTCTTCTAATTTTCGTAAGAGAATTGCTTCTTCTACCATATAACTCATGTAAGAAATATGGTCTTCAGCTTGTTTTATAGGATCTAACTCTTGTTTGGAACCAGATTTAGGTTTGGTTTTCTTCTTAGCTGCAGATTTTGTAGATACTTTGGTTGGTTCTTTGGAAATATTTTTCCCGTGATTGGAGGATATATTGTCGATTGCCTTCTTGATTTTCTCCATTCCCGATTTGAATTCCGAGGACAAATTGATAAGAAATCCTGTTTTCACTCGTTCCATTTGGATCAGTTCTTTTTCTTGTTCGATAAAATTCTCTAAACCCAAAACGATGTCGTTCGAAAGTTGGATTGAAATCATTACAAGAAATATCAAAAATCCTAAATAAAGAGTTCCTGGCATCGAAATGATTTCTAAAGCGGAAAGACTATCGATCAGAATGGTAGGCAATAAAGAGGCGATACCAATTAGAATATATTTTACTTTTGCAATGTTTGCTTTGCCATTGTTGACAAATAGATAAATCACAAGACCCATTGCCACTGGTAAGGCATAATTAAAAAGAGCAATCACCAAAATCCAAGTCTTAGGAGTTCTAAAGAATAAAGTGATTACAAATAAAGCAAAAAGGAATACTTCATATACAAGTAACACAACATTCCGTTTCATCTTTAGATACTGATGCATGAAGTTGATAAAAAATACAGGAAGGCAGATAAGAACTAAAAGTTCTGTAACATAAGACCAAGTAAAACTTTCAAATAAAATATCGCGATGTTGGGTTCTGATCAGAACATAGATTCCCATAAATATGGAAAAAAGAGCAAAGAAAAAGTTTTCTCCTGCTCGGCCGCGAACAATGGAACCTACTAGAAAATATATCCCCATAAATATGAATACATAACCGCAAACCATTGCAAAGGCTTCTTTCGAAAAAACTTCTTCGCGTAATAGGCGTTCTTTGGCAATCGTGGGAGCTTCTTTCAGTCCATTTAGATTGGTCGCGGCGTAGATGCGAATTGCCATTACATTCAGGCCAGGTTTGAGAAGGTGAGTTGGTAGGGAATAAATTCGAATTTTTTGGAAGTCCACTTCCATTTTTGGTAAAACGGTTCCTGTTTTATCGATCAAAGTTCCATTCAGATAAAACTCATCAATATCTCGAATCCGACCGAGTTGGACTGCGATGGGTTCTACAGGAGTAGTATAGTTTTCTGGTAAATAGAATGAACACCGATACCAGTGATATCCTGTTAGGTTTTCTGTTTTTGAAATTCCATAATCGGGGACAGATCGTTTGACCCAGAAAGATTCTTCAACTGACTCATCGCGCCAATCTAAGTTATCACCCTTCCTAAATAACCAATCTGTTTTTAAAACTACTGGTCTTTCGAAGGATGTGATCATGGTCCCGCAAGGTTCCGCCACCAAACTGAAAGTAGCTGGTGACAAAATCAATGCGAACCCGAATACTAGTTTGTAAATACGGGTTTTCGAAATCATATCGGTTCGACGTTTCGAATGGCCTCTTCGATTTCTTTGAGCTGTGTAGAGATCCTTGCATCGATCGCTCCCACATCTGTTTCGATGATAACTCCGCCACGGTCCACTCGAGAATCTTCGTAGATATTGACCTTTCGGAGAGATTCCATAAGTTTGATAAGTTCGTCTTTGTGTGCTGTTGTGAGTTCCAAGTCCGCAAAGTTAACACGAATATCAATTCGGTCTCGATCTTTAATTCGTTTCATTGCTTCACGGATATTGTTAAGCACTATCTCTTTACGTTCAATAATTTCGTCTTTAATTACTTTCCTTGCGATGACAAGAATCATCTCTACCATTTGTTTTTCAGAAGCAGCAATCATTTCTTCACGAATATCAATCGCCTTACCAATGATAGTTCCTAGTCGGTCAATGAGTCGTCTCACTTCCCCTTGGCCTTTTTTAAATCCTACTTCACGACCTGCATCGTAACCTTTTTGGTAAGCTTCGTGTTCGATCTCTGCCTGTTTCATTTCGGCTTCTTTGATCATACGTTCGACTTCCATCTTCGCACGATCTAAGATCTGTTCTGCTTTGGCACGGCCGGAGTCTTCTTCTAATTTAATTTTTTCTTTAGAGTCTTGAACCATTTGGAAGGCTTTGGTCCTTCCTTCTTCTTCAATGGCTTTGGCTTGTTTTTTGGCATCTTCTAATAATTGACGGACTTGTTCTTCTGTCTCTTGACGATACCTTTGTAGTTCCGCTTCGATCTCTTCGATTGAAGGACCTTGGTATTGTTCGATGATATTCCCTTCTTGGTCTATCTCGAAGTCTTCTTGTTCGTCGGTCTTATGGAACTTTTTGTACTTATCAGGAAGTTGAATCTCAACTTCTTCTTGTAAGTCGGCAATTTGAATGGGTTTAAAGACGAGTTTTGCCATATCCTTACTTCAATCTCCAGAGTTTCACTTTGCCTTCATCCATTGCCTCTCGTAGTCTATCCAAGATTCCCTTTTGGGCTTCTTCGATTTCTGCTAAAGAGACAGGACCTAACGAATCCCATTCGATCTTAATTTCTTTCACAAGCCAAGATTCCAAATTGGAATATACTTGATCACGAAAATCTGTTTCCACTCCTTTCAATGCGCAAGCAAGGACAAGAGGATGGATCTCAGAAAAGAACCGAGTGAGGCTCGTCCTTCCTAAATGAAGGAGGTCTTCCAAACGAAAGTAGTGTTCTACTATAGTTTCGGCATATTCTGGGCTTTTTTTCTGAATTCGTTCAATTAAATTTTGAGATGGTAAAAAAGGAAGTCTAGTGAGAATTTCCCCCGCTGTTTTTGCTTTGCGGCTGCGGATCTTTGAAACGGGCATTTTTTTCTGGATGAGTTCCATTTTGAACCGAAGGAAACGCTCTAATTGGTCCCTTTCCCGGTCCGAATGGTAGTCAATTTCGGAAAGGGCTAAAATGATATCTTCCCGATGATTTTCCGGATATTCGGCCAAAACCTCAGAGGCAGTTTCCGGATCAGAAAAGCTGAGAATTCGGGCCACAACCTCTGGAGATTCGTCCATGGTCAGATTTCGGAGCATTTCCAAGGAATAACTCGGAAGCTCTGGCCAAAGGGGAACTCCCGATTTGGAATCTTCCTCTTTTAAGATCTCTTGTAGGAGGGAATACAATTCATTTGTGTCTGGATGTTCGCTATTCGCATATCCACCCTCGTCTAGTGGATTTCCGAATGTGGATTCGGTTTTCCCCCTTTGTTTCGGGGAATCATTGCTATTCGTATAACCGCCGCCGCCGGTTCCAGACATACCTGCGGATTTTGTGTTATCGTTGTAATTCGTATATCCACCCTTCAGAATCTCGCTGGGAGTGCCCATCGGTCCTGGTTTCGGATATCCCAAACCAATCTGGTTCGAGTTTCGAGAGTTCCCCTTTTTTTGGAGGAAGCGGGTGAAGGAAAGGAGGATGTCTTTTTCCTGCCCTTTCGTTGGGGATGGATTGGATTCGACTTTTAAGAGGAGAGATTCGATTTCGGAATCGCTCAAATGAGAGAACACTTCATCCGGTAAATAGCGACCTAAGATTTGGTAGGCCAGGGCTGCTTTATTGGATCCGGAAGAAGATTTCATTTAAGAGACATAATAGGTAATCATTGTGGTCGTACAAACCAAAAAATATTATTTTTTTCAATTCGAAAACTTCCTTTCCAAATTCATGTCCTCCAAGTCTCTGAAGGTTAGGGATGACCCGTCAGACATTAATCTATCTTTCCATTGTATTTTTGGCAACGGCTTGTAGTATGGTTGCTCCTTCACCCCAGGTTCACTTGGGTGAATTAGATTTGCGAACATTTCCTTTTGAATCTGAGTCTGCGGTTGTTCTCCAGGGGGATTGGAAATTCTTTCCGGGGGAGTTCGATGTTCCTTCCGATGCGACTGCTCCCACTTATCTCCCCGTTCCGGCTCTTTGGAACCAGTTGCCATTGCGATCAGGGGCAGCGGACGGTAAGGGATACGGTACTTATGTTCTAGATATCAAACTTCCAGAAGAAACTCAAATTTATTCAGTTTATTTGCCTGAAGTTCGTACCGCTTTTCGACTTGTTGCGGGTAACAGGAGTTTGGTGTCTGGAATGCCCGGTCACACGAAAGAAAGTACAACTCCAAGTGCGCAAGGTCAAAGTTTCACGATTTCGGCAAAGGATAAACTTCAGATTCGTATTGAAGTAAGCAACTTCCACCACAAAGAAGGTGGGCTTCCGAATGCGCCAGTATTTGGACTCGCAGAAGGTGTTCAAAACTATATTTTGTCACAAAGTACTGTGGATTTAGCGCTAACGGGCGCTATATTCATGTTCGGTTTGTATCATTTCATTTTATTTTTCTATCGCAACAAACAGAGAGAAGCTTTTTACTTTGGGTTTTTCTGTTTGGTCTTTGCAATTAGGATTCCTTTTATTGGAAGTAAAACCATTTATGCAATGTTCCCAAATATTCCTTGGGATTTAGTAATCTATGCTGAGTATGCATCAGTGTTCGTTTTGGGGATATTATTTTTATGGTTTGTGGATGGTCTTTTTCCTCGTTTCATTGATACAAAAATCATTTTATACTCTAGCGCTTACGTACAGTTTATGTTAGTTTATGGTTTGATTATCAAACCGGAAATATACACTCAATTTGAAGTTGTCTTTCAAGTATTGGGAATTGTATATGCAGTATTTTTGGGAATTCGATTGTACCAGATGGTAGCCAAGGGATTGCCTGATGCTGGAATTTTCTTTTTAGGGTATTTGATATTATTTGCTGGTTTTGTTTACGATGTTTTCCTTGCTTATAGTGGGGGAGGAGATTCTACTTTATCACAAATTGCAGTGTTTCTATTTTTTGGAGTACAGTCCACAATTGTTACACTTCGTACGGCAAGAACCTTTCGTAAAAAACTACTTCTGAAAGAAGAATTTGAAACTATCAATGAACAGTTTATTTTAACAAATCGTTTTTACGCAAAATTTATTCCACGCGACTTTTTAACTCATTTAGGTAAGGAAAGTATCGAAGAAGTTCGGTTAGGTGATAGTAGCGAAAGGGAAATTACTGTTTTGTTTGCAGATATCTGGGAATATTGGGATATTATTTATTCTATTCCTCTTGAAAACAGAATGTTATTTACCAATTCTTATTTAGGAAGGATTGGACCTTGTGTTCGCAAGAATAATGGTTTTATCGATAAATACATTGGAAGTGCCATCATGGCATTATTTGACGGTGGGATTCAGAATTCAATC
Above is a window of Leptospira wolbachii serovar Codice str. CDC DNA encoding:
- a CDS encoding adenylate/guanylate cyclase domain-containing protein → MTRQTLIYLSIVFLATACSMVAPSPQVHLGELDLRTFPFESESAVVLQGDWKFFPGEFDVPSDATAPTYLPVPALWNQLPLRSGAADGKGYGTYVLDIKLPEETQIYSVYLPEVRTAFRLVAGNRSLVSGMPGHTKESTTPSAQGQSFTISAKDKLQIRIEVSNFHHKEGGLPNAPVFGLAEGVQNYILSQSTVDLALTGAIFMFGLYHFILFFYRNKQREAFYFGFFCLVFAIRIPFIGSKTIYAMFPNIPWDLVIYAEYASVFVLGILFLWFVDGLFPRFIDTKIILYSSAYVQFMLVYGLIIKPEIYTQFEVVFQVLGIVYAVFLGIRLYQMVAKGLPDAGIFFLGYLILFAGFVYDVFLAYSGGGDSTLSQIAVFLFFGVQSTIVTLRTARTFRKKLLLKEEFETINEQFILTNRFYAKFIPRDFLTHLGKESIEEVRLGDSSEREITVLFADIWEYWDIIYSIPLENRMLFTNSYLGRIGPCVRKNNGFIDKYIGSAIMALFDGGIQNSIKAAEDIQWELEKYNERRRTFGYLPLHAGIGIHSGDTMLGILGEEERLESTVISDTVNLSSRIQGLTKKYGARILVSLTSLMLHEDLDTIPYRILDFVRVKGKQETVMIAEVLIPDIDAISNKKIENREQFEAAIFDYERADFVSALEGFRAVFANNPEDLAAQIYIERCEYYQTAGVGEDWDGVSAWEK
- the fliH gene encoding flagellar assembly protein FliH, translating into MAKLVFKPIQIADLQEEVEIQLPDKYKKFHKTDEQEDFEIDQEGNIIEQYQGPSIEEIEAELQRYRQETEEQVRQLLEDAKKQAKAIEEEGRTKAFQMVQDSKEKIKLEEDSGRAKAEQILDRAKMEVERMIKEAEMKQAEIEHEAYQKGYDAGREVGFKKGQGEVRRLIDRLGTIIGKAIDIREEMIAASEKQMVEMILVIARKVIKDEIIERKEIVLNNIREAMKRIKDRDRIDIRVNFADLELTTAHKDELIKLMESLRKVNIYEDSRVDRGGVIIETDVGAIDARISTQLKEIEEAIRNVEPI
- a CDS encoding FliG C-terminal domain-containing protein yields the protein MKSSSGSNKAALAYQILGRYLPDEVFSHLSDSEIESLLLKVESNPSPTKGQEKDILLSFTRFLQKKGNSRNSNQIGLGYPKPGPMGTPSEILKGGYTNYNDNTKSAGMSGTGGGGYTNSNDSPKQRGKTESTFGNPLDEGGYANSEHPDTNELYSLLQEILKEEDSKSGVPLWPELPSYSLEMLRNLTMDESPEVVARILSFSDPETASEVLAEYPENHREDIILALSEIDYHSDRERDQLERFLRFKMELIQKKMPVSKIRSRKAKTAGEILTRLPFLPSQNLIERIQKKSPEYAETIVEHYFRLEDLLHLGRTSLTRFFSEIHPLVLACALKGVETDFRDQVYSNLESWLVKEIKIEWDSLGPVSLAEIEEAQKGILDRLREAMDEGKVKLWRLK
- a CDS encoding sensor histidine kinase, whose amino-acid sequence is MISKTRIYKLVFGFALILSPATFSLVAEPCGTMITSFERPVVLKTDWLFRKGDNLDWRDESVEESFWVKRSVPDYGISKTENLTGYHWYRCSFYLPENYTTPVEPIAVQLGRIRDIDEFYLNGTLIDKTGTVLPKMEVDFQKIRIYSLPTHLLKPGLNVMAIRIYAATNLNGLKEAPTIAKERLLREEVFSKEAFAMVCGYVFIFMGIYFLVGSIVRGRAGENFFFALFSIFMGIYVLIRTQHRDILFESFTWSYVTELLVLICLPVFFINFMHQYLKMKRNVVLLVYEVFLFALFVITLFFRTPKTWILVIALFNYALPVAMGLVIYLFVNNGKANIAKVKYILIGIASLLPTILIDSLSALEIISMPGTLYLGFLIFLVMISIQLSNDIVLGLENFIEQEKELIQMERVKTGFLINLSSEFKSGMEKIKKAIDNISSNHGKNISKEPTKVSTKSAAKKKTKPKSGSKQELDPIKQAEDHISYMSYMVEEAILLRKLEDKTYIPFYETFSVSELIRHCVSNVENHLEQHRKTTSIEVKPNDLEVFFPKELFFCILRNLIENAYQYTDPKTDISIEFFNRDGYHQLIVMDEGMGLSQLEMETIFQKFVRGYRDKKNEIPGAGIGLTLVEATTKFLGGTVSLKSSEGMGAKFTIRIPEKPKK